One window of Terriglobales bacterium genomic DNA carries:
- the mce gene encoding methylmalonyl-CoA epimerase translates to MSSIDHLGIAVKSLAAARAFYERLGLRLEGEETVEHEKVRVAMFPVGESRIELLEATADDSAIARFIAKRGEGLHHVALRVPDLAAVVARLKQQGTRLVHEQIQTGAGGHRYVFVHPSSAGGVLVELVEDSARP, encoded by the coding sequence GTGTCCTCCATCGACCATCTTGGCATCGCCGTGAAGTCCCTGGCAGCGGCCCGTGCTTTCTATGAGAGGCTCGGCCTGCGCCTCGAAGGCGAAGAGACCGTCGAGCATGAGAAGGTGCGGGTCGCCATGTTCCCTGTGGGTGAGAGTCGCATCGAGCTGCTGGAAGCCACGGCCGACGACTCCGCCATCGCCCGCTTCATTGCCAAGCGTGGCGAAGGCCTGCACCACGTGGCCCTGCGCGTCCCCGACCTGGCCGCCGTGGTGGCGCGCCTCAAGCAGCAGGGCACGCGCCTGGTCCATGAGCAGATCCAGACCGGCGCCGGCGGACATCGTTACGTCTTCGTGCATCCTTCGAGCGCCGGCGGAGTGCTGGTGGAACTGGTGGAAGATTCCGCGCGCCCCTGA
- a CDS encoding Asd/ArgC dimerization domain-containing protein yields MKPQFQRVAIVGASTLKGKELKEVLEEREFPALDVRLLDDDESLGQLESVGDEATFIQSVTRETLEHVDVAFFACEQNFTRRHWHIARDAGCAIIDLSYALEEESGVSVRAAWLEQELADTRPVNGSAIMVVAHPAAIVLGMLLVRARRAGLEAPAIVTAFEPASEHGRRGIDELHEQTVNLLSFQGMPRDVFDSQVAFNLVSRYGEQSLPALETVERRIATHFEKITRGTVPVPSMVLLQAPIFHGHCFSIYLGLDREVPVADVAQALEGEHVAVTALDEDAPTNVSASGQEQILVSVRSDPARKHGIWLWVAADNLRVLALNAAECAARLAPALRGGRVQ; encoded by the coding sequence ATGAAGCCGCAATTCCAACGCGTTGCCATCGTGGGCGCATCCACCCTCAAGGGCAAGGAGTTGAAAGAAGTCCTCGAGGAGCGCGAATTTCCCGCGCTCGACGTCCGGCTGTTGGACGACGACGAATCGCTCGGCCAGCTCGAGTCGGTCGGCGACGAAGCCACCTTCATCCAGAGCGTCACGCGCGAGACCCTGGAGCACGTGGATGTTGCCTTCTTCGCCTGCGAGCAGAATTTCACTCGCCGCCACTGGCACATCGCCCGCGATGCCGGCTGCGCCATCATCGACCTCTCCTACGCGCTGGAGGAGGAGAGCGGCGTCTCGGTCCGCGCTGCCTGGCTGGAACAGGAACTGGCGGACACCCGCCCGGTAAACGGCAGCGCCATCATGGTGGTAGCCCACCCCGCCGCGATCGTTCTGGGCATGTTGTTGGTGCGGGCGCGACGCGCCGGGCTGGAAGCCCCGGCCATCGTCACGGCGTTCGAGCCCGCTTCCGAGCATGGCCGCCGCGGCATTGACGAGCTTCACGAGCAGACCGTCAACCTGCTTTCATTCCAGGGCATGCCGCGCGACGTCTTTGACTCTCAGGTGGCCTTCAACCTGGTCTCCCGCTACGGGGAGCAGTCGCTGCCCGCGCTGGAAACAGTGGAGCGCCGCATCGCGACCCACTTCGAGAAGATCACCCGCGGCACCGTGCCCGTGCCTTCCATGGTGCTGTTGCAGGCGCCCATCTTCCACGGCCACTGTTTTTCCATTTACCTTGGCCTGGACCGGGAGGTGCCCGTGGCGGACGTCGCGCAGGCGCTGGAAGGCGAGCACGTCGCCGTGACCGCGCTCGATGAGGACGCGCCCACCAACGTCTCTGCCTCCGGCCAGGAACAGATCCTGGTTTCCGTCCGCTCCGACCCCGCCCGCAAGCACGGCATCTGGCTGTGGGTGGCCGCGGACAACCTGCGCGTGCTCGCCCTCAACGCCGCCGAATGCGCCGCGCGTCTGGCTCCTGCCCTGCGCGGAGGAAGAGTGCAGTGA
- a CDS encoding phosphatidylserine decarboxylase yields MVRDGYLYAAGMLAAALVLAWLTSPAFAVLPVLLAGFFLWFFRDPERAIPALAGAIVSPADGKVTDVSTVFVGGEPRTRVSIFLNVFDVHVNRSPIAGVIRAAEYRRGQFRNAMDPACVENNEQNIVTVEGEGQIVIFKQIAGLLARRIVFHKRVGEAVARGERVGMIKFGSRVDVILAPEVRIEVKIGDRVRGGSSILAMAPVAAAPVPELAGTAQGGR; encoded by the coding sequence ATGGTGCGCGATGGCTATCTGTACGCGGCGGGCATGCTGGCTGCAGCCCTGGTGTTGGCCTGGCTGACCTCGCCGGCCTTTGCCGTGCTGCCCGTGCTGCTGGCGGGTTTCTTCCTCTGGTTCTTCCGTGATCCGGAGCGCGCCATTCCTGCCCTCGCCGGGGCCATCGTCTCGCCTGCCGACGGCAAGGTCACCGACGTTTCCACCGTATTCGTCGGGGGCGAGCCGCGCACCCGGGTCAGCATCTTCCTGAACGTCTTCGACGTGCATGTGAACCGCTCGCCCATCGCGGGAGTCATCCGCGCCGCCGAGTATCGTCGCGGCCAGTTCCGCAACGCCATGGATCCCGCCTGCGTCGAGAACAATGAGCAGAACATCGTCACCGTCGAAGGCGAAGGCCAGATCGTGATCTTCAAGCAGATTGCCGGCCTGCTGGCTCGCCGCATCGTGTTCCACAAGAGGGTAGGAGAAGCGGTGGCCCGCGGCGAGCGGGTCGGCATGATAAAGTTCGGCTCGCGCGTCGACGTGATCCTCGCCCCGGAGGTCCGCATCGAGGTCAAGATTGGGGATCGTGTCCGCGGCGGCTCGAGCATCCTCGCCATGGCGCCCGTGGCCGCAGCTCCCGTGCCGGAGCTGGCTGGCACTGCTCAAGGAGGCCGGTGA
- the tsaB gene encoding tRNA (adenosine(37)-N6)-threonylcarbamoyltransferase complex dimerization subunit type 1 TsaB, translated as MLILATDTSSKHGSLALVRGDRQHVEVLEVVPLVGGTFSAQLIPQVAALLNRHHLRKEELDALAATTGPGSFTGLRVGLAGVKALAEVLGKPIAAVSVLEAVAASSGLEGRVLASLDAGRNEVFAGEYAVKGNLVHRLSESLLSREDFLAHVRGAVHATRVVTPDAPLAEFLRSHGLESLVLDRPRADVIARLGLRKLLAGDTVSVEQLDANYLRRSDAEIFSLPKIAGSTAKSEN; from the coding sequence ATGCTCATCCTCGCCACCGATACTTCCTCGAAGCACGGCAGCCTCGCCCTGGTTCGTGGCGATCGCCAACACGTCGAAGTGCTGGAGGTGGTGCCGCTCGTTGGCGGGACTTTTTCCGCGCAACTCATCCCGCAAGTGGCCGCCCTGCTGAATCGCCACCACCTGCGCAAGGAAGAGCTGGATGCGCTCGCTGCCACCACCGGCCCCGGTTCCTTCACCGGGCTGCGCGTCGGGCTGGCGGGAGTGAAGGCGCTGGCAGAAGTTCTCGGCAAGCCCATCGCCGCGGTCTCGGTGCTGGAGGCCGTCGCTGCAAGCTCCGGTCTCGAGGGCCGCGTGCTGGCCTCGCTCGATGCCGGCCGGAACGAAGTCTTTGCGGGTGAGTACGCGGTCAAAGGCAACCTGGTTCACCGCCTGAGCGAATCTCTCCTCTCGCGTGAAGATTTCCTGGCGCACGTGCGCGGCGCCGTCCACGCCACGCGTGTGGTTACGCCCGACGCGCCCCTCGCGGAGTTTCTGCGCTCGCACGGGCTCGAATCCCTCGTGCTCGACCGTCCGCGCGCCGACGTGATCGCCCGCCTGGGCTTGCGCAAGCTGCTGGCGGGCGACACCGTCTCCGTCGAGCAGCTCGACGCCAACTACCTCCGCCGCTCGGACGCCGAAATCTTTTCGCTCCCGAAGATCGCAGGATCCACCGCGAAATCTGAGAACTGA
- a CDS encoding phosphatidylcholine/phosphatidylserine synthase — protein MQTAPFPQPVPSVPRRRPRKGMYLLPGLFTTANLAFGYYAISQVLVAQANGNPAQNLDQAAKAIGFAILFDGFDGRIARMTGTSSEFGKQLDSLADAITFGVAPALLAWMWGVRLLPPLGDADFQVRLGQFGAIATFLFLVAGVSRLARFNIQINPQPSNPGRPGKKYFVGMPIPAGAGVVAATVHLSGGEPLTEWWLATPWLLLVASLAFLMVSTWRFYSSKDIDLRRQHPFRNIVFLGLLIAAIWYYSRYVLFVMALAYMISGLLWRLQYLVRRPAPAPEHLQQASPLR, from the coding sequence ATGCAGACCGCGCCCTTCCCGCAGCCCGTTCCGTCGGTTCCCAGGCGCCGTCCGCGCAAGGGAATGTATCTGCTCCCGGGTCTGTTCACCACCGCCAACCTGGCCTTCGGCTACTACGCCATCTCGCAGGTTCTGGTGGCGCAGGCCAACGGCAATCCCGCGCAGAATCTTGATCAGGCGGCCAAGGCCATCGGCTTCGCTATCCTGTTCGATGGTTTCGACGGGCGCATCGCCCGCATGACCGGTACCTCCAGCGAGTTCGGCAAGCAACTGGATTCCCTTGCGGACGCCATCACTTTTGGCGTGGCTCCGGCCCTCCTGGCATGGATGTGGGGCGTGCGTCTGCTTCCTCCCCTGGGCGACGCGGACTTCCAGGTCCGCCTTGGACAGTTCGGAGCGATCGCGACGTTCCTCTTCCTGGTTGCGGGTGTAAGCCGTCTGGCCCGCTTCAACATCCAGATCAATCCCCAGCCCTCCAATCCCGGACGTCCGGGCAAGAAGTATTTCGTCGGCATGCCCATCCCGGCCGGCGCCGGGGTGGTAGCGGCCACCGTGCATCTCTCCGGCGGCGAGCCGCTCACCGAGTGGTGGCTGGCCACGCCCTGGTTGTTGCTGGTCGCCTCCCTCGCCTTCCTCATGGTCAGCACGTGGCGTTTCTACAGCTCCAAGGACATCGACCTGCGCCGCCAGCATCCCTTCCGCAACATTGTCTTTCTTGGCCTGCTGATTGCCGCCATCTGGTACTACTCGCGCTACGTGTTGTTCGTCATGGCGCTGGCCTACATGATCAGCGGGCTGCTGTGGCGCTTGCAGTACCTGGTCCGCCGGCCTGCTCCCGCGCCCGAGCACTTGCAGCAGGCCAGCCCACTGCGATGA
- a CDS encoding LptE family protein, translating to MKLAHALAALLALSFFSGCGYHSAGSASQLPPGVQTIAVPAFVNQTQTYRIEQQMTAAVVREFLTRTRYHVVNESGDAADAVLQGVVLSTEAAPLTYDSQTGRASSALVTVKMRVSLTGRDGKVLWENRDYVFREQYQVSREVSSFFQEESPALDRMSRDFARTLVSNILEAY from the coding sequence GTGAAGCTCGCGCACGCGCTGGCTGCGCTGCTGGCGTTGTCCTTTTTCTCCGGCTGCGGCTATCACAGCGCAGGCAGCGCGTCCCAGCTGCCGCCCGGCGTGCAGACCATCGCCGTTCCGGCGTTCGTGAATCAGACGCAGACCTATCGCATCGAGCAGCAGATGACGGCCGCCGTGGTGCGCGAGTTCCTCACCCGCACCCGCTACCACGTCGTGAACGAATCGGGCGACGCCGCCGATGCCGTGCTGCAAGGCGTTGTGCTTTCCACCGAGGCAGCGCCCCTCACCTACGATTCGCAGACCGGCCGCGCTTCTTCCGCCCTGGTCACGGTGAAGATGCGGGTCTCGCTCACCGGCCGCGACGGCAAGGTGCTGTGGGAGAACCGCGACTACGTCTTCCGCGAGCAGTACCAGGTGTCGCGTGAAGTCTCCAGCTTCTTCCAGGAGGAGTCGCCGGCCCTCGATCGCATGTCCCGCGACTTCGCCCGCACCCTGGTCTCCAACATCCTGGAGGCGTACTGA
- the rimI gene encoding ribosomal protein S18-alanine N-acetyltransferase, producing MPVRPATVADLAAMLAIERALPTSAHWPEGEYRRMFDEDPDRPRLVLVAEEDAEVVGFVVARGAAGEWELENVAVAASAQRRGFGSLLVQALLYRLSALGAAAVFLEVRESNHAARRLYERHEFLLSGRRRAYYQDPPEDAVLYRLSFPQVE from the coding sequence TTGCCTGTCCGCCCCGCCACCGTCGCTGACCTCGCCGCGATGCTCGCCATCGAGCGTGCCTTGCCGACCTCGGCCCACTGGCCCGAGGGGGAATATCGTCGCATGTTCGACGAAGACCCGGATCGGCCGCGCCTGGTGCTGGTTGCCGAGGAAGATGCAGAGGTCGTCGGCTTCGTGGTGGCCCGCGGCGCCGCCGGCGAGTGGGAGCTGGAGAACGTGGCCGTGGCCGCTTCCGCCCAGCGGCGCGGCTTCGGTTCGTTGCTGGTGCAGGCCCTCCTCTACCGCTTGAGCGCGCTGGGCGCAGCCGCGGTGTTCCTGGAAGTGCGCGAATCCAACCACGCCGCTCGCCGCCTCTATGAACGTCACGAGTTCCTTCTCAGCGGTCGTCGCCGGGCCTACTATCAGGACCCGCCGGAGGACGCCGTCCTCTATCGCCTGAGTTTTCCACAGGTGGAATGA